The Geomonas ferrireducens genome includes a window with the following:
- a CDS encoding YncE family protein, translating into MKIHLTAIVLAAFLAGCQTQLVSLRQPLVEEGELYLYTRPFPPAAERLSFTLEGISAVREDGAEFPVSLALKEVRPAELTRQRFLGSSTLTPGSYTGLALRISHPLLRREEGTAALQAPERVTINAPFTVQKQKALLLSLSFDYDNSIGAGFRFTPVFTVREPRRPVVGLAGYVTIPEANAIAIFDKQSAEVAGFIATGKTPRGLIFDQQRRRAYVALSGDDALQVIDMVTGEEVRRIRLTPGDSPEELALSPDGKTLLSVNKGSNTVSFVDPQGYFETGRLAVGDAPSSVLIDPTGQRGYVFNSFASTMTVIDLARRTVSATVGSAPGDGHGAFSRSGDQLYAVHALSSYLDVLDPFTLAQQRRYYVGMGVCTLKVDQRSGIVYTGRKSDAWVQALEPFTFNTIATVPLGGSPAYLTIDADENRLYAVNPARRRVQLVNLVSYRLENELELPAPPHRLALMGER; encoded by the coding sequence ATGAAGATTCATCTCACCGCCATCGTCCTGGCTGCCTTTTTGGCCGGATGCCAGACGCAGCTCGTCTCGCTACGGCAGCCCCTCGTCGAAGAGGGGGAGCTTTATCTCTACACCCGCCCCTTTCCGCCGGCGGCTGAGCGCCTGAGCTTCACCCTGGAAGGGATCAGCGCGGTGCGCGAGGACGGTGCTGAGTTTCCCGTCTCCCTGGCGCTGAAGGAGGTGAGGCCTGCGGAGCTCACCCGGCAGCGTTTCCTGGGCTCATCCACCCTCACCCCGGGAAGCTACACGGGCCTTGCCCTGCGCATCTCGCACCCGCTTTTGCGCCGCGAGGAGGGAACAGCGGCCCTGCAGGCACCGGAACGGGTGACGATCAACGCCCCCTTCACGGTCCAAAAACAGAAAGCGCTCCTGCTCTCGCTTTCCTTTGATTACGACAACTCCATCGGGGCCGGCTTCAGATTCACCCCGGTGTTTACCGTCCGTGAGCCGCGCAGGCCCGTCGTCGGGCTGGCCGGCTACGTCACCATCCCCGAGGCCAACGCCATCGCCATCTTCGACAAGCAGTCGGCCGAGGTCGCCGGTTTCATCGCCACCGGCAAGACCCCCCGCGGCCTCATATTCGACCAGCAGCGCAGGCGCGCCTACGTCGCCCTCTCCGGGGATGACGCTCTGCAGGTGATCGACATGGTCACCGGCGAAGAGGTACGCAGGATCAGGCTCACACCCGGCGACTCCCCGGAAGAACTGGCCCTCTCCCCAGACGGCAAGACGCTGCTGTCGGTCAACAAGGGTTCCAACACGGTGAGCTTCGTGGACCCGCAGGGGTATTTCGAGACCGGGCGCCTGGCGGTGGGGGATGCCCCCTCCTCGGTGCTCATCGACCCCACCGGGCAGAGAGGGTACGTATTCAACAGCTTCGCAAGCACCATGACCGTCATCGACCTCGCGCGCAGGACGGTAAGCGCCACGGTGGGGAGCGCGCCCGGAGATGGACACGGCGCTTTCAGCCGCAGCGGCGATCAGCTCTACGCGGTACACGCGCTCAGCTCGTACCTGGACGTCCTCGACCCCTTCACCCTGGCACAGCAGCGGAGGTACTACGTGGGGATGGGGGTGTGCACCCTGAAAGTCGACCAGCGCTCCGGCATCGTCTACACCGGGCGCAAGTCCGATGCGTGGGTGCAGGCTCTCGAGCCCTTCACCTTCAACACCATCGCCACCGTGCCGCTCGGGGGAAGCCCGGCGTACCTCACCATCGACGCGGACGAGAACAGGCTTTACGCCGTAAACCCCGCGCGCAGGCGGGTGCAGCTCGTTAACCTGGTAAGCTACCGCCTGGAAAACGAGCTGGAGCTCCCCGCGCCCCCGCACCGGCTCGCGCTGATGGGCGAAAGGTGA
- a CDS encoding GNA1162 family protein → MPKRWIPPIMTLVLLALAGCAGPAEVYRDANMDFGALHTVAIMPLANLTRETSAAERVRDVFTTKLLATGALYVIPPGEVARGISRVGISNPVAPSTEELTKVAGVIKADAVITGTVKEYGEVRSGSSAANSISLSFQLLETQTGKVVWSASTTMGGIGITDRLFGGGGEPMNDITERAVNDAIKKLFQ, encoded by the coding sequence ATGCCCAAGCGATGGATACCGCCAATCATGACCCTCGTTCTTCTTGCCCTGGCCGGCTGTGCCGGTCCAGCAGAGGTGTACCGCGACGCCAACATGGACTTCGGGGCCCTGCACACCGTCGCCATCATGCCGCTGGCCAACCTGACCCGCGAGACGTCCGCGGCGGAGCGGGTTCGAGACGTCTTCACAACCAAGCTCCTGGCAACCGGCGCACTGTACGTCATCCCCCCGGGCGAAGTCGCCCGCGGTATCAGCAGGGTCGGCATCAGTAACCCGGTCGCCCCCAGCACCGAGGAGCTCACCAAGGTGGCGGGGGTGATCAAGGCGGACGCCGTCATCACCGGCACGGTAAAAGAGTACGGGGAGGTCCGTTCCGGAAGCTCAGCTGCCAACAGCATCTCCCTCAGCTTCCAGCTTCTGGAGACCCAGACCGGCAAGGTGGTCTGGTCCGCCTCAACCACCATGGGGGGAATCGGCATCACGGACCGGCTCTTCGGCGGTGGTGGCGAGCCGATGAACGACATCACCGAGCGGGCGGTTAACGATGCCATCAAGAAACTCTTTCAGTAG
- a CDS encoding peptidylprolyl isomerase, producing the protein MNMNAMKLLLITALCAGTPAWAGLAAATATKAPAAPAAKPRETVQEKGSSEKGKPAPQKEGVTVLLQAPTFSPRFAQTPVALVNDDPILMQEFTDALGSIHEGTGSGADTKAGKKNFQSVLDRLVSARLIMAEGFNMGLDELPEAKKGISDFSASSLGEILKRRQLEGLKPDKKVVDRIYQDLVKEWKIRSVKFDKKDDAAKLAEQLKGGGKFDALADKLIDAGKVQGGKEGEWVQPKGLLPQIAQALSRMKDGEVTAVLPVGPAFTLVELQEVRFPKENDQALEEATQRALELKSNQALDQYWKDLEKKYVTLHKKVLDKLDFEAPRPGFDKLLKDRRVVADIRGEKPITVGDLAAAIRGKFFHGIGEAIKIKKVNEGKVPALEDMLLARVFKMEALKQGIDRSDEYKNANKKYRDSIVFGMFIDKVVVPEIKVTNGEVEDYYKAHVADYSSPEMIKLKELVFAKGEDAESAAEKLRKGAEFQWLSANAAGQVPAGSEGRLEFGDTPWITKKLAPAVQLALAGAKGGDFRLYTSPEGYSYVLAVQDVIPAKPAPLESARKEIAKKLYGEKVNKSIEEWGEKLRKAYQVKLYLAEPAQ; encoded by the coding sequence ATGAACATGAATGCGATGAAGTTACTTTTGATCACGGCACTTTGCGCTGGAACCCCGGCCTGGGCCGGCTTGGCGGCCGCCACCGCCACAAAGGCGCCGGCCGCGCCGGCCGCCAAGCCCCGGGAAACCGTGCAGGAAAAGGGAAGCAGTGAGAAAGGGAAGCCGGCCCCCCAGAAGGAGGGGGTGACGGTCCTGCTCCAGGCCCCGACCTTCTCACCGCGCTTCGCTCAGACCCCGGTCGCGCTGGTGAACGATGACCCCATCCTCATGCAAGAGTTCACCGATGCCCTCGGAAGTATTCACGAAGGGACGGGTTCCGGCGCCGATACCAAGGCGGGTAAGAAAAACTTTCAATCGGTGCTCGATCGTCTGGTGAGCGCGCGGCTCATCATGGCCGAGGGGTTCAACATGGGGCTCGACGAGTTGCCCGAGGCGAAAAAAGGGATCAGCGACTTCTCGGCAAGCAGCCTCGGCGAAATCCTGAAGAGACGCCAACTCGAGGGGCTCAAACCGGACAAGAAGGTCGTGGACCGGATCTACCAGGACCTGGTCAAGGAGTGGAAGATCAGGTCGGTCAAGTTCGACAAGAAGGATGACGCCGCCAAGCTCGCGGAGCAGCTAAAGGGAGGCGGGAAATTCGATGCACTCGCCGACAAGCTGATCGACGCGGGCAAGGTCCAGGGGGGCAAGGAGGGGGAATGGGTGCAGCCCAAAGGACTTCTGCCCCAGATCGCCCAGGCCCTGTCCCGCATGAAGGATGGCGAGGTGACCGCGGTGCTCCCGGTCGGGCCGGCGTTCACCCTGGTGGAACTCCAGGAGGTCCGCTTCCCGAAGGAGAACGATCAGGCGCTCGAGGAGGCGACTCAGCGCGCCCTCGAGCTTAAGAGCAACCAGGCCCTGGACCAGTACTGGAAAGACCTGGAGAAAAAGTACGTCACCCTGCACAAGAAGGTGCTGGACAAGCTCGACTTCGAGGCGCCCCGCCCAGGCTTCGACAAGCTTTTGAAAGACCGGCGGGTCGTGGCGGATATCCGCGGCGAAAAACCGATCACGGTCGGCGACCTAGCCGCCGCCATCAGGGGGAAATTCTTCCACGGCATCGGCGAGGCGATCAAGATCAAGAAGGTGAACGAAGGGAAGGTCCCCGCGCTGGAAGACATGCTCCTGGCAAGGGTTTTCAAGATGGAAGCGCTCAAACAGGGGATCGACCGGAGCGATGAGTACAAAAACGCCAACAAGAAGTACCGCGATTCCATCGTCTTCGGCATGTTCATCGACAAGGTGGTGGTGCCGGAAATCAAGGTGACCAACGGCGAGGTGGAGGACTACTACAAGGCACACGTGGCCGACTACTCCTCCCCGGAGATGATCAAGCTGAAGGAGCTCGTCTTCGCCAAGGGCGAGGACGCCGAAAGCGCGGCCGAGAAGCTGAGAAAAGGGGCTGAATTCCAGTGGCTTTCCGCGAATGCCGCAGGGCAGGTGCCGGCGGGAAGCGAGGGCCGACTTGAGTTCGGCGACACCCCCTGGATCACCAAAAAGCTGGCCCCGGCGGTGCAGCTCGCCCTGGCCGGTGCGAAAGGCGGCGATTTCAGGCTATACACGAGCCCAGAGGGGTACAGCTACGTGCTGGCGGTACAGGACGTGATCCCGGCCAAGCCCGCTCCGCTGGAGAGCGCGCGCAAGGAGATCGCCAAGAAGCTCTACGGGGAGAAGGTGAACAAATCCATCGAGGAGTGGGGAGAAAAGCTCCGCAAGGCATACCAGGTGAAGCTCTACCTGGCGGAACCGGCGCAGTAG
- a CDS encoding cytochrome c3 family protein: MSGKKSKYGIPVGVVAALLYAAIVLCTSPSHAAMSFAKKGCLDCHKKFVTQYLGMKDVHPVVKEQKCEECHLRHGIVPKLLLKESGNALCLKCHPKDKIGMNKANVHSALKNGSCTLCHSPHASQSARLLKGDGNQVCYQCHKKELFEKKVVHQALSRDGCKACHVAHSSDQKNLLAQAEPKLCLSCHDSKGAGFKKAHGGYPVEKARCTVCHNPHSSEKPKLLKGSVHDPVQSASCDGCHNAPAADNPFGVTQKGSELCYQCHDATKLKMGGSVEHAPFSGGDCLSCHNPHTSEFSKLTVRDGNALCIGCHKEKGAGMTAPHAAVTKGKGCLSCHKPHAAGKKLLVAQGADLCYGCHAKVKESQSMSDVHFPFAEGDCTSCHNPHGSNIHGMVKARMDTVCYGCHSDKESAFKKNHTHAPVLNGNCVACHAPHASPQGALLRAPADDLCAKCHAKLMEQETGGSNHAPFKRKNCLGCHDSHASNTPGMLAKKQETLCLSCHLDIEKGLKGKGSKHAPLMNGGECTKCHNPHKSKLNRLLLAPSPDLCLTCHKQIKDKMGKETPHQPAQKDCTTCHRPHYSAEGSLLAEPVRTTCSECHDLKSEQFGKDHLNINPEGINCVSCHNPHASKDSKFFKDTLHPPFAARTCDDCHIVEKR, from the coding sequence ATGTCGGGAAAGAAGAGTAAATACGGGATTCCGGTCGGCGTCGTCGCGGCCCTGCTCTATGCAGCCATCGTGCTGTGCACCAGCCCGAGCCACGCCGCAATGAGTTTCGCCAAGAAGGGGTGCCTTGACTGCCACAAGAAGTTCGTGACGCAGTACCTCGGGATGAAGGACGTGCACCCGGTCGTCAAGGAGCAGAAGTGCGAGGAGTGTCACTTGCGTCACGGCATCGTGCCCAAGCTCCTTTTGAAGGAGTCGGGAAACGCGCTCTGCCTTAAGTGCCATCCCAAGGATAAGATCGGGATGAACAAGGCGAACGTGCACAGCGCCTTGAAAAACGGCAGCTGTACCCTGTGCCATTCCCCCCATGCATCCCAGTCCGCCCGGCTCTTGAAAGGTGACGGGAACCAGGTCTGCTACCAGTGCCACAAGAAGGAACTCTTCGAGAAGAAGGTCGTGCACCAGGCGCTTTCCCGCGACGGCTGCAAGGCCTGCCACGTCGCCCACAGCTCGGACCAGAAGAACCTTTTGGCCCAGGCGGAGCCGAAGCTCTGCCTGTCGTGCCACGACAGCAAGGGCGCCGGCTTCAAAAAAGCCCACGGCGGCTATCCGGTGGAAAAGGCGCGCTGCACCGTATGCCACAATCCGCACTCCTCCGAAAAGCCCAAGCTCCTGAAGGGAAGCGTCCACGACCCGGTGCAGAGCGCGTCGTGCGACGGCTGCCACAACGCCCCCGCCGCGGACAACCCTTTCGGCGTCACCCAGAAAGGAAGCGAGCTCTGCTACCAGTGCCACGATGCTACGAAACTCAAGATGGGGGGAAGCGTCGAGCACGCCCCGTTCAGCGGAGGGGACTGCCTCTCCTGCCACAACCCGCACACCTCGGAGTTCTCCAAGCTCACCGTCCGCGACGGCAACGCGCTCTGCATCGGCTGCCACAAGGAAAAGGGGGCCGGGATGACCGCCCCGCACGCCGCCGTCACTAAGGGGAAGGGATGCCTCTCCTGCCACAAGCCGCACGCGGCAGGGAAGAAGCTCCTGGTCGCCCAGGGGGCGGATCTCTGCTACGGGTGCCACGCCAAGGTGAAGGAGAGCCAGTCCATGAGCGACGTGCACTTCCCGTTCGCCGAGGGTGACTGCACATCGTGTCACAACCCGCACGGCTCCAACATCCACGGAATGGTCAAGGCGCGCATGGACACGGTGTGCTACGGCTGCCACAGCGACAAGGAGAGCGCCTTCAAGAAAAACCACACGCACGCCCCGGTGCTAAACGGCAACTGCGTGGCCTGCCACGCCCCCCATGCCTCTCCGCAGGGGGCGCTGCTCAGGGCTCCCGCGGACGACCTCTGCGCCAAGTGCCACGCAAAGCTCATGGAGCAGGAAACCGGAGGCTCCAACCACGCACCCTTCAAACGCAAGAACTGCCTCGGGTGCCACGACTCGCACGCATCCAACACCCCCGGGATGCTGGCCAAGAAACAGGAGACGCTCTGCCTTTCCTGCCATCTGGACATCGAGAAGGGGCTCAAGGGGAAGGGGAGCAAGCACGCCCCCCTTATGAACGGAGGGGAGTGCACCAAGTGCCACAACCCGCACAAGTCCAAGCTGAACCGCCTGCTGCTCGCGCCGAGCCCGGACCTTTGCCTCACCTGCCACAAGCAGATCAAGGACAAGATGGGGAAGGAAACGCCGCACCAGCCGGCACAGAAAGACTGCACCACCTGCCACCGACCGCATTACTCCGCTGAGGGGTCCCTTTTGGCCGAGCCGGTCAGGACCACCTGCAGCGAGTGCCACGACCTGAAGTCGGAACAGTTCGGCAAGGACCACCTGAACATCAACCCGGAAGGGATCAACTGCGTGAGCTGCCACAACCCGCACGCGTCCAAAGACTCCAAGTTCTTCAAGGACACGCTCCATCCCCCCTTTGCGGCACGAACCTGCGACGACTGCCATATCGTCGAGAAGCGCTGA
- a CDS encoding cytochrome c3 family protein, translating to MKQHTEILIMILLALLYVASAAAQENTLLMFKLKPGATGKVCMDCHVNIQETVKKPFVHTPVKSGDCTGCHNPHTSSHGKLLAADSKQICAQCHATVIPPDARSSHKPVAEGNCMKCHSPHASENRFNMLRAGNALCLDCHKAMGDTLAKVKHKHSPVTTGCLTCHLPHASSKAGFLLKDEVPALCTGCHKVDKPIFIKQHMNYPVAKARCTACHDPHGSDMPSLLYNNVHKPVASKMCSQCHNDATSSSPLQTKRSGSELCKECHSDMVNSTFVKNKVHWPLLGKQGCLTCHNPHAAKEKGLLKADLITVCGSCHKDTIQRQEKSLTKHAPVQNGNCMACHDPHASNSQFLTNKPSIIDVCGKCHDWQKHSTHPIGDKIKDKRNKNLTMQCLSCHRAHGTEYKHFIPFPTTSDLCTQCHDQYKR from the coding sequence ATGAAGCAACACACCGAGATACTCATCATGATCCTGCTCGCCCTGCTCTACGTTGCCTCGGCCGCGGCGCAGGAGAACACCCTTTTGATGTTCAAGCTAAAACCCGGTGCGACAGGCAAGGTCTGCATGGACTGCCACGTCAACATCCAGGAGACGGTGAAAAAGCCGTTCGTGCACACCCCGGTCAAGTCCGGCGACTGCACCGGGTGCCACAACCCGCATACCTCGTCCCACGGTAAGCTACTCGCCGCCGACTCGAAGCAGATCTGCGCGCAGTGCCACGCCACGGTCATCCCGCCGGACGCACGCAGCAGCCACAAGCCGGTTGCCGAAGGGAACTGCATGAAGTGCCACAGCCCGCACGCCTCGGAAAACAGGTTCAACATGCTGCGCGCCGGCAACGCGCTCTGTCTCGACTGCCACAAGGCCATGGGCGACACCCTCGCCAAGGTGAAGCACAAGCACAGCCCCGTGACCACCGGCTGCCTCACCTGCCATCTCCCCCATGCCTCCAGCAAGGCGGGCTTCCTGCTCAAGGATGAGGTGCCGGCACTGTGCACCGGCTGCCATAAGGTGGACAAACCGATCTTCATCAAGCAGCACATGAACTACCCCGTGGCCAAGGCGCGCTGCACCGCCTGCCACGACCCGCACGGCTCCGACATGCCGAGCCTCCTCTACAACAACGTGCACAAGCCGGTAGCCAGCAAGATGTGCAGCCAGTGCCACAACGATGCCACCTCAAGCTCCCCGTTGCAGACCAAGCGCAGCGGCTCCGAGCTCTGCAAGGAGTGCCACAGCGACATGGTGAACTCCACCTTCGTGAAGAACAAGGTGCACTGGCCCCTGCTGGGCAAGCAGGGTTGCCTCACCTGCCACAACCCCCACGCGGCCAAAGAGAAGGGGCTGCTCAAGGCGGATCTGATAACCGTCTGTGGCAGCTGCCACAAGGACACCATCCAGAGGCAGGAAAAGTCGCTCACCAAGCACGCCCCGGTCCAGAACGGGAACTGCATGGCCTGCCACGATCCCCACGCATCGAACAGCCAGTTCCTGACCAACAAGCCGTCCATCATAGACGTCTGCGGCAAGTGCCACGACTGGCAGAAGCACTCCACCCACCCCATCGGGGACAAGATCAAGGACAAGCGCAACAAGAACCTGACCATGCAGTGCCTGAGCTGCCACCGCGCGCACGGAACCGAATACAAGCACTTCATCCCGTTCCCGACCACGAGCGATCTGTGCACCCAGTGCCATGACCAGTACAAGAGGTAA